The DNA segment CCCCCATTACCCAGTGTGACGATTCGGATACGGAACAGTGATCAGGACTTCGACTTCGACGTTCCCGACTTCGCCGTCGCCTTCTTCCTCGGTGCGGCCTTCTTCTTCGGCGCGGGGCCCTTCGCCCGCTTTTCCGCGAGCAGTTCCTCCGCCCTGTCCTGCGTCAGCTCCTCCACGCTGTCGGACTTGCGCAACGACGCGTTGTACTCGCCGTCGGTGACGTAGGGCCCGAACCGGCCGTCCTTGACCACGATCGGCTTGCCGGAAACGGAATCGGCCGCGAGTTCCTTCAACGGCGGCTTCGCGGCGGCCTGCCTTCCCCTCCGCTTCGGCTCCGCGTAGATCTTCAGTGCCTCGTCGAGCGTGATGTCGAAGATCTGGTCCTCTGTGGCCAGTGAACGGGAATCGGTGCCCTTCTTGAGATAGGGCCCGTAGCGACCGTTCTGCGCCGTGATCTCGTTGCCGCTCTCGGGATCGGTGCCGACGACCCTCGGCAACGAAAGCAACTTGAGCGCGTCGTCCAGAGTCACGTCCTCGACGGACATCGACTTGAAGATCGAAGCGGTGCGCGGCTTCGGCTTCTTCGCCTTCGCCGTCTTCTTGCCCTCAGCCGGTTCCTCCGGTTCGGGAAGCAGCTCGGTCACGTACGGGCCGAACCTGCCTTCCTTCGCCACGATCTCGTGCCCGCTGACCGGATCGGTGCCGAGCACCCTGCCTTCCTGCGGCGTGGCGAACAGCTTCTCCGCGATCTCCAGCGTCAGCTCGTCGGGTGGCAAGTCCTCCGGAAGGTTGGCGCGCTGTGACTCGCCGTTGGCCTCTTTCTCAAGATAAGGGCCGTACCTGCCGACCCTCACCACTACCGGGTGGCCTTCGGTGTCGGCGAACAGCGGGATCGAGTTGATCTCCCTCGCGTCGATGTCCTCGACACCTGACCCGACGAGCTTCTTGAGCCCGCCGAGCCTGCCGATCGAACCGTCGACACCCTGGTCGCCACCGAAGTAAAACCGGGAAAGCCACGTCGTCCGCTGTTCGTCACCCGCCGCGATGCGGTCGAGTTCGTCCTCCATCGCCGCCGTGAAGTCGTAGTCGACAAGCCGCTCGAAGTGCTGTTCTAGCAGGCCGACGACGGAAAACGCGACCCAGGACGGCACGAGGGCCGAGCCCTTCTTCCAGACGTAGCCGCGGTCCTGGATGGTCTTGATGATCGACGCGTAGGTCGACGGCCTTCCGATACCGAGCTCTTCGAGCTTGCTCACCAGGCTCGGCTCGCTGTAGCGCGGCGGTGGCGACGTCGCGTGCCCGTCGGGCGTCAGCTCACTCGCGCTGAGCGCCTGATCCTTGTGCAGCCTCGGCAGCCTGCTCTGCTTGTCGTCGGCCTCTCCGCCTGCCTCGCTGTCGACGGCTTCGACGTAGGCCTTGAGGAACCCGGCGAACGTGATCGTGCGGCCCGACGAGGAGAACACGCATTCCTCGCCACTCGTCGCCGTGCCGGTGATGCGGACCGACATCGTCGTGCCCTTGGCGTCGGCCATCTGCGAGGCGATCGTGCGCTGCCAGATCAACTCGTAGAGCCGGAACTCGTCGGTCTCCAGTTCCGCCGCGACCTGACCAGGGGTGCGGAAAACCTCACCGGCTGGCCGAATCGCCTCGTGTGCCTCCTGCGCGTTCTTCACCTTGCGCGTGTACTGCCTCGGCTTGTCGGCGACGTACTCCGCGCCGTACAGCTCGGTGGCCTGCGCACGGGAAGCCGACATCGCCGTGTCCGACAGCGTCGTCGAGTCGGTACGCATGTAGGTGATGTAGCCGTTCTCGTAGAGACGCTGCGCGATGCGCATCGTCCGCTCAGAGGAAAACCGCAGCTTCCGGCCGGCTTCCTGCTGCAACGTCGAGGTCATGAACGGCGCGTAAGGGCGCCTCGTGTACGGCTTCTCCTCGACGCTCGTGACCGCGAAGTCGCTGGCCCGCAGCGCGGCGGCCAGCCGGGTCGCCTCCGCTTCGTCGAGCCTCCTCACGTCCTTCGCCGAGGATTTGAGCTGCCCGTCCCAGCCGAAGTCGCGGCCCGTGGCGAGCCGCGAGCCGTCGACGGCCGTCAGCCGGGATGGGAAGCTGCGCGGCGAACCATCGTCGGTCGCCGCGTCCGGCACGGTCATCGTGGCGGCGATGTCCCAGTAGGAAGCCGACGTGAAGCGCATGCGCTCGCGCTCGCGCTCCACGATGATGCGCGTCGCCACCGACTGCACCCTGCCCGCGGAAAGCCTCGGCATGACCTTCTTCCACAGCACGGGCGACACCTCGTAGCCGTAGAGCCGGTCGAGGATGCGGCGGGTCTCCTGCGCGTCGACGAGGTCGGGGTCCAGCTCCCGCGTGCTCTCCGCAGCCAAGCGGATCGCCTGCTCGGTGACCTCGTGGAACACCATCCTGCGGACGGGGACCTTCGGCTTAAGCGCTTCGAGCAGGTGCCAGGCGATCGCTTCGCCCTCGCGGTCGGGGTCTGTCGCGAGGTACAGCTCGTCTACGTCCTTGAGCAGACCCTTGAGCTCGGTGACGGTGCTCTTCTTATCGGGTGAGACGACATAGAGCGGTTCGAAGTCGTTGTCGACGTCAACGCCGAGCCGCGCCCATGGCTGGCCCTTGTACTTCGCGGGCACGTCGGCCGCGCCGCGCGGGAGATCGCGGATGTGACCACGGGAGGATTCGACGACGTAATCCCTACCGAGATAAGGGGCGATCTTCCGCGCCTTGGTCGGCGACTCGACGATCACCAGCCGGCGACGACCGTCGCCGCCCGTCGCACCGTTCTTCGCGGACCGGCCTTTGGCCCGACCACCCCCGGTGGAGGCGCTGGAGGCGCCCCGCGCCTTGGTCTCCTCTTTCGATCCAGCCACGCTGTCCCGCTCTCCGCTCCAATAACTCACCTGTTCGACCCGCCAGTGTGCACTCTCACGGTCGGCGACGTCTGCCCAGGTGCTGCAACACGCCGTAAAGCGTGCGTCAAGCGCATCGCCATTTACCGAGGTCATGTTTCCATCCCGCACCTGGCACGTGACGCGCACCTCAGTCGTTCCGCGGCTTTCAGTGACCGACCAGATACGCTCCGTCGGACGACGAAGGCTCACCGGAAAGGTTCTCCCTGGATGTTCGGCCGTCCATTCGGCGTGCTTCTGTCGGCGTTGCTCATGTTTTCCCTTGTCACAGCCCCACCGGCAGTCGCGAACACCGGGATCGATCTCGCGGGCATGGTGGCGTTGTCCAATTGTTCCGGTTCCGTCGTACAGCCCGCCGGGACACCGTCGTCGGCACCCGCGCTCGTCCTTTCCAACGGACACTGCCTTGAGGGTGGTTTCCCCGAGCCGGGTCAGGTAATCGTCGACCAACCGTCCGAACGCACGTTCACGCTGCTCAGCGGCACCGGCGACGAGCTGGGTACGCTGCGCGCGAACAGGCTGCTCTACGCCACGATGGTCGAGACCGACGTCTCCGTGTACCGCCTCGACACGAGCTACGCGGACGTGAAAAAGGACTACGGGATTTCCCCGCTGCGCTTGTCCGCCGAGCGTCCCGTCGCGGATGCCGCCATCACCGTGCCGTCGGGATTCTGGAAAAAGACCTACTCCTGCTCCGTCGACGGGTTCGCCGACCGGCTTCGCGAAGGCGGCTACACCTGGCACGACTCCATTCGCTACACCGAAGCCTGCCGGACGGTCGGCGGCACCTCCGGCTCTCCGATCGTCGACGTGGCGAGCGGGGCAGTCGTCGGCGTCAACAACACGGGCAACGTCGATGGCGAGCGATGCACGATGAACAACCCGTGCGAGGTCGGCGCGAACGGTGAGGTCACCGTGCGTGAAGGAACGAACTACGGGCAACAGACGGCCCAGCTCACCAGGTGCCTGACCGCGCGAGCCACGGTCGAAATCGGGCGCGAGGACTGCACGCTGCCCAAGCCGTAGCGCCCGGCTCGATTTTTCGACTTGAGGTTGACGCATCGTCAACCTTTACCGTGAACGACATGGCCTACTCGATCGTCCAGGTGGCAAAGCTCGCGAACGTGACCTCGCGAACTCTGCGGCACTACGACGAGATCGGCCTGTTGCCGCCCGCGTTCGTCGGCGGCAACGGCTACCGCTACTACGAGGACGAACAGCTGCTTCTGCTGCAACGGATCCTCGTACTGCGGGAGCTGGGGCTCGGCCTCGACGCGGTCAAGAGTGTCGTCACGAAGGAAACCGATCAGCTCAGCGCCCTCAAAGCGCACCACACGACGCTGCTCGCCGAACGTGACCACTTCGATCGGCTCGCGAAAACGGTCGAGCACACCATCACGCAATTAGAAGGAGGGAAGAAAGTGAAAGCGGAGGACATCTACAAGGGCTTCGACCGCCACTCACAACAGGCGCAAACGCTTGCCGAAGAAGCGGATCAGCGGTGGCCCGGCGCGCTCGCGACCCACGAGCGGGTCAAGGGCTGGTCCAAGGAGAAGTGGGAAGCCGTCCAGCAGCAGGGCGCTGACGCTTGGTCCGCACTTGCCGAGCTGATGGCGGCAGGTGTCGCAGCGGACGACCCCCGCACCGTCGCCGCCACCGACGCGCACTACCGCTGGATATGCCATTCCTGGACACCAAACAAGGAGGCATACATCGGACTCGGCAACCTTTACGCCGACGACGAGCGGTACCGGGTCAACGTCGAGCGGGGCAACCCAGGTCTCGCCGACTACCTGCGCGACGCGATAACCGCCTACGCGAAGCAGCGGCTCGACTAGCACCCAGCGGACGAATCGAGCCGCGGTCAGCACGCGAGGGAGCCGCGGATCCCTCGCCTCTGCCGCTCGCTCGGTCGGGAGCTACGGAGACTCAGCCGCCGCTCTGACCGTTGTCGATCTTCGGTGAGCTGTCCTCGGCTGCCAGTTTCTGGCACGAGGGCGCACGGACCATCGCGTCGCGCAAAGCGGGGATCTCGTCGAACCCGGCAAGCAGATTGAGCTTGCCGACATCTTCGAGCGGCGCGCGCACGGCCGTGATCGCCGCGCGGTGTGCCTCCTCACCAGATGCGGCGTCGAGCTGCTGCTTCGCGCCGACAGCCCGGTCGCGGATGCCGGTGAACGTCGCGACGGCCTCGTTCTTCACTGTCTCCGCCTCGGCCAGCGGAGCGGGTTCGAGCTGGTCGAGGCCACCGACGGTGCGGTCGAGGCCACCGATCATGACCCCGAGCAACTCGCTCGACGTCCGCGAAGCCTGCTCGGGAGTACTCGGATCGATCGCTGGCATCGCGGAGAACGCCGTCACCAGCTCCGTCGTCGCGGCGCAGTAGCCGTCGGTCCAGGTGGTGATCGCGTCCTCGTGCCGGATTTCCCTTTCGGTCATCCCCGGCCCTTCCGCGCGTTGTTGCTGCTCGGCGCCAGGCTGCACAGTGCCCTGCTGACCTCTGCCGTCCTGACCACACCCCGCCAAGCCGAGGCCCAAGGCCATGGTCATCGCGGCGAGGACAGAGATCCGGGGCCGCACGCCGACACCTCCTGACGCAGACAGTCTTCGGGGCATAGCCGTGTGCGACGGTACCGCCCGGGTCATCCGGGACAAGTCACCGCAACGCACTCAACGATATCGACAGCACGCAACACGCACCGGGCCCGGAACGCGACTGGCGCGCCCCGGGCCCGGCGACGTGGCTATGCGTTGGTTGTCTGCTGCTGAGCAGACGTTTCGGAAATGGCGGTGCCACGACGCTTCGACACCACGATCGCCGCAACGATGATCCCCACCGCGACGAGCGCGATCGCGAGCCGGATGCCCAGCGAGGCATCGGGGCCGACGGTGAACTGCACGACCGCGGGCGCGATCAGCAGCGAAACCAGGTTCATCACCTTCAGCAGCGGGTTGATCGCGGGGCCCGCCGTGTCCTTGAACGGATCGCCGACGGTGTCACCGATGACCGTTGCCGCGTGTGCGTCGGAGTTCTTGCCACCGTGGTGACCGTCCTCGACCAGCTTCTTCGCGTTGTCCCACGCGCCACCGGAGTTGGCGAGGAACACCGCCATCAGCGTGCCGGTCGCGATCGCGCCACCGAGGTAACCCGCGAGCGCGCCGGTACCGAGACCGAACCCGACCGCGATCGGCGCGAACACCGCGAGCAGTCCTGGCGTGGCCAGCTCTCGCAGCGAATCCCTCGTGACGATGTCGACGACCCTGCCGTACTCGGGCCGCGTCGTGCCCTCCATGATTCCCGGGATGTCCCTGAACTGGCGGCGCACCTCGTGGACGACAGCGCCTGCCGCCCTCGAAACCGCGTTGACGGCGAGCCCGGAGAACAGGAACACCACCGCGGCACCGATGATGACGCCGACCAGCGTGTTCGGAACGATGATGCTGTCGGCGAACGACTCGGGAAGAGTCGTGACCGCGTCACCCATACCGCGCAGCGCGCCGAGAATGGCCTCGGAGTACGACCCGAACAGCGCCGTCGCCGCGAGCACCGCCGTCGAGATCGCGATGCCCTTCGTGATCGCCTTCGTGGTGTTGCCGACCGCGTCCAGCTCGGTCAGGATCTGCACGCCCTCGCCTTCTTCGAGGTCACCGGACATCTCGGCGATGCCCTGGGCGTTGTCCGAGACCGGGCCGAAGGTGTCCATCGCGACGATGACACCGACCGTGGTCAGCAGGCCGGTACCGGCGAGCGCGACCGCGAACAACGCGACCGCACCGCCCAGCAGGTAGGCCCCGAACACGGCACCACCGATGACGAGCGCGGTGAACACAGCCGACTCGAAACCGACGGAGATACCGGAAAGGATCACCGTCGCGGCACCCGTTTCCGAGGTCTTGCCGACGTTCTTCACCGGCCCGTGCTCGGTACCGGTGTAGTAGCCGGTCAGCCACAGGATCACACCGGCGAGCGCGATACCGATGATCACCGAGACGGTCGCGATCACGGCCGGGTTGCCCGGAGCACCGTCGAACGAACTCGGCAGGAAGATGAACGCGGCGATCGCGGAGAGGACGGCCGAGATGACGGCCGAGATATAGAAGGAGCGGTTGATCGTCGTCAGCCCGCTCTCCCCAGCCCTCGCCCGCGTGATGTAGATACCGATCACGGCCGTGATCACGCCGATCGCGGGGATGATCAACGGGAACGTCAAGCCATAGCCCGCCGCGCCGAATGCCGCACTGCCGAGGATGAGCGCGGCAACCAGTGTGACGGCGTACGACTCGAACAGGTCGGCGGCCATACCGGCACAGTCGCCGACGTTGTCGCCGACGTTGTCGGCGATCGTCGCCGCGTTGCGCGGGTCGTCCTCGGGGATACCCTGCTCGACCTTGCCGACAAGGTCGGCACCGACGTCGGCGGCCTTGGTGAAGATGCCGCCGCCGACCCGCATGAACATCGCGATCAGTGCCGCACCGAACCCGAAACCCTCAAGGACCTTCGGCGCCTGGCCCGCGTACACCAGTACGACGACAGCCGCGCCGAAAAGACCGAGCCCAACCGTGATCATGCCGACGACGCCACCGGTGCGGAACGCGATCCGCATCGCCTTCTCCCTGCCACCTGGCTCACGTGCCGCGGCGGCGACCCTGACGTTGGCTCTGGTCGAGAGCCACATGCCGAGGTAGCCGATCGAGAACGAGAAGACAGCGCCGACAAGGAAGAACAGGGAGCGTCCTATTCGCTCACTCCAGTCCTCCGCGGGAAGCGCGAACAGCAATAGGAACACCAGCACGCCGAAGACGGCCAGTGTCTTTCGCTGCCGGTTGAGATAGGCAGCCGCGCCTTCCTGCACCGCCTTGGCGATCTCCTGCATTTTCTCGGTGCCCTGACCGGCGGCCAGAACCTCCTTGAGCAGGAAATATCCAATGACGAGCGCCGAAAGGGCGACCACGGCGACCACGGCCACGATGCCGTAGTCACCTCCGGAGAGCTCTGGCGAGCCCTCCGCGAGGAAGTGCCGGGACATTCGTCCTCCTGAAACGTCGCCTGTTGCCAACGCCGGCTGGCGGGCTGACCACTGTGCCGACGCTGACATGGGATCTACACCACTTGTGGTGTGGTTTCGCGGAGTCTATTGGTACAGGCGCACGCCTCGGCAGGGCGTCCCACCCCGCGCACGCAGCGTATTCATGTGAAACCGCTCACTGAACCGATCTGCACTACCCGTTCGGGGGTGTGCGATGCTCGAACACATGAGCGGGCTGACGGATACGCGGCGAGCGAGACGCCTGCTCCGCCGCGCCACAGCAGGCATTCCGGAACGCCGCAATCCGATCACCCATGTAGCCGACCTGCCCGCACGTGCCCCTCGGTTCGATTCGTGGCCGGCATGGGCGCCGTCGACGGTCGTCGAGGCGGTGCGCACGAGTGGAGTCGAGCGCCCGTGGCGGCATCAGACGGAAGCCGCGAACTTGGCCTGGAACGGTCAGGACGTCGTCATCGCGACCGGGACCGCGTCCGGAAAATCTCTCTGCTACCAGTTGCCCGTTCTGTCGAAACTCGTTTCCGACCGGAAAGCGACCGCCCTCTACCTGGCACCGACGAAAGCGCTCGGCGCCGACCAGCTCCGTTCCGTGTCCTCTTTGGATCTCGAAGGAGTCCGGCCTGCCGCGTACGACGGCGACACCCCGATGCCGGAGCGCGACTGGGTGCGGGAGCACGCGCGCTGGGTGTTCAGCAACCCGGACATGCTGCACCGCGGCGTTCTTTCCGCTCACCCGAGATGGGCGAGGTTCTTCCGCAGGCTTTCCTACGTCGTCGTCGACGAATGCCACAGTTTCCGTGGTGTTTTCGGCTCACACGTCGCACTCCTGCTGCGCAGGTTGCGAAGAGTCGCGCGACACTACGGCGCCGATCCGGTTT comes from the Prauserella marina genome and includes:
- the topA gene encoding type I DNA topoisomerase, encoding MIVESPTKARKIAPYLGRDYVVESSRGHIRDLPRGAADVPAKYKGQPWARLGVDVDNDFEPLYVVSPDKKSTVTELKGLLKDVDELYLATDPDREGEAIAWHLLEALKPKVPVRRMVFHEVTEQAIRLAAESTRELDPDLVDAQETRRILDRLYGYEVSPVLWKKVMPRLSAGRVQSVATRIIVERERERMRFTSASYWDIAATMTVPDAATDDGSPRSFPSRLTAVDGSRLATGRDFGWDGQLKSSAKDVRRLDEAEATRLAAALRASDFAVTSVEEKPYTRRPYAPFMTSTLQQEAGRKLRFSSERTMRIAQRLYENGYITYMRTDSTTLSDTAMSASRAQATELYGAEYVADKPRQYTRKVKNAQEAHEAIRPAGEVFRTPGQVAAELETDEFRLYELIWQRTIASQMADAKGTTMSVRITGTATSGEECVFSSSGRTITFAGFLKAYVEAVDSEAGGEADDKQSRLPRLHKDQALSASELTPDGHATSPPPRYSEPSLVSKLEELGIGRPSTYASIIKTIQDRGYVWKKGSALVPSWVAFSVVGLLEQHFERLVDYDFTAAMEDELDRIAAGDEQRTTWLSRFYFGGDQGVDGSIGRLGGLKKLVGSGVEDIDAREINSIPLFADTEGHPVVVRVGRYGPYLEKEANGESQRANLPEDLPPDELTLEIAEKLFATPQEGRVLGTDPVSGHEIVAKEGRFGPYVTELLPEPEEPAEGKKTAKAKKPKPRTASIFKSMSVEDVTLDDALKLLSLPRVVGTDPESGNEITAQNGRYGPYLKKGTDSRSLATEDQIFDITLDEALKIYAEPKRRGRQAAAKPPLKELAADSVSGKPIVVKDGRFGPYVTDGEYNASLRKSDSVEELTQDRAEELLAEKRAKGPAPKKKAAPRKKATAKSGTSKSKS
- a CDS encoding MerR family transcriptional regulator, with translation MAYSIVQVAKLANVTSRTLRHYDEIGLLPPAFVGGNGYRYYEDEQLLLLQRILVLRELGLGLDAVKSVVTKETDQLSALKAHHTTLLAERDHFDRLAKTVEHTITQLEGGKKVKAEDIYKGFDRHSQQAQTLAEEADQRWPGALATHERVKGWSKEKWEAVQQQGADAWSALAELMAAGVAADDPRTVAATDAHYRWICHSWTPNKEAYIGLGNLYADDERYRVNVERGNPGLADYLRDAITAYAKQRLD
- a CDS encoding S1 family peptidase, with protein sequence MFGRPFGVLLSALLMFSLVTAPPAVANTGIDLAGMVALSNCSGSVVQPAGTPSSAPALVLSNGHCLEGGFPEPGQVIVDQPSERTFTLLSGTGDELGTLRANRLLYATMVETDVSVYRLDTSYADVKKDYGISPLRLSAERPVADAAITVPSGFWKKTYSCSVDGFADRLREGGYTWHDSIRYTEACRTVGGTSGSPIVDVASGAVVGVNNTGNVDGERCTMNNPCEVGANGEVTVREGTNYGQQTAQLTRCLTARATVEIGREDCTLPKP
- a CDS encoding sodium-translocating pyrophosphatase is translated as MSRHFLAEGSPELSGGDYGIVAVVAVVALSALVIGYFLLKEVLAAGQGTEKMQEIAKAVQEGAAAYLNRQRKTLAVFGVLVFLLLFALPAEDWSERIGRSLFFLVGAVFSFSIGYLGMWLSTRANVRVAAAAREPGGREKAMRIAFRTGGVVGMITVGLGLFGAAVVVLVYAGQAPKVLEGFGFGAALIAMFMRVGGGIFTKAADVGADLVGKVEQGIPEDDPRNAATIADNVGDNVGDCAGMAADLFESYAVTLVAALILGSAAFGAAGYGLTFPLIIPAIGVITAVIGIYITRARAGESGLTTINRSFYISAVISAVLSAIAAFIFLPSSFDGAPGNPAVIATVSVIIGIALAGVILWLTGYYTGTEHGPVKNVGKTSETGAATVILSGISVGFESAVFTALVIGGAVFGAYLLGGAVALFAVALAGTGLLTTVGVIVAMDTFGPVSDNAQGIAEMSGDLEEGEGVQILTELDAVGNTTKAITKGIAISTAVLAATALFGSYSEAILGALRGMGDAVTTLPESFADSIIVPNTLVGVIIGAAVVFLFSGLAVNAVSRAAGAVVHEVRRQFRDIPGIMEGTTRPEYGRVVDIVTRDSLRELATPGLLAVFAPIAVGFGLGTGALAGYLGGAIATGTLMAVFLANSGGAWDNAKKLVEDGHHGGKNSDAHAATVIGDTVGDPFKDTAGPAINPLLKVMNLVSLLIAPAVVQFTVGPDASLGIRLAIALVAVGIIVAAIVVSKRRGTAISETSAQQQTTNA